The proteins below are encoded in one region of Salmo salar chromosome ssa02, Ssal_v3.1, whole genome shotgun sequence:
- the LOC106590815 gene encoding zinc finger and SCAN domain-containing protein 21, whose product MSSLMYSPPAKEEEVCWTEKEGLWLNIVVKDEKEEEDVTVKKEVEGEDVTVKEEEKYVSVKEEDAFRVKEEEDVTVKEEEEEKEEDAVFGVKKEKEGERTVILTKESGDLITTTRERPDFHSDSRKSPSEEPDTETPKPARRHQCSYCGNSFTRLLHLKAHERIHTGEKPFHCSQCEKSFRWLTSVKKHERGHTQEKLYQCSLCGKSFTKLGGLTRHDRTHTGGDKTYHCSQCGKRFNRLRHLNKHEIIHTQEEKTYHCSHCGKTFSQSEDLKAHERIERLCSDLCF is encoded by the exons atgagctcaCTGATGTATTCCccccctgctaaagaagaggaggtctgctggacggagaaagagggtctgtggctgaacattgtcgtgaaagatgagaaggaagaggaggatgtcacagtaaaaaaagaagtagagggtgaggatgttacagtgaaagaagaagagaaatacgtttcagtgaaagaagaggacgcgttcagagtgaaagaggaggaggatgttacagtaaaagaagaggaggaagagaaagaggaggatgcagtttttggagtgaagaaggagaaagagggagagagaacggtcATATTGACAAAGGAGTCAGGAGATCTAATTACCACCacca gagagagaccagactttCACTCTGACAGCAGAAAGAGTCCTTCAGAGGAACCAGACACAGAGACTCCCAAACCAGCAAGACGACACCAATGCTCCTACTGTGGAAATAGTTTTACCCGATTACTACACCTGAAAGCACatgagagaatacatacaggagaaaagcccttccactgttcccagtgtgaaaagagttttaGGTGGTTAACGAGTGTGAAAAAGCATGAGAGGGGACACACACAAGAAAAGCTCTACCAATGCTccctgtgtggaaagagttttaccaagtTAGGGGGCCTGACTAGGcatgacaggacacacacaggaggggATAAGacctaccactgctcccagtgtggaaagagatttaaCCGGTTAAGGCATCTGAATAAGCATGAAATAatacatacacaggaggagaagacataccactgctctcattgtggaaagacattttcccagtcagaggacctgaaggcacatgagagaatagagagactgtGTTCTGACTTGTGTTTTTGA